A region from the Fusarium graminearum PH-1 chromosome 4, whole genome shotgun sequence genome encodes:
- a CDS encoding uric acid-xanthine permease: protein MDEDQGPQSIAPEHAPSKTIAQRYNGLVKAFTTRHGLIGDYDYGFLFRPNLPFMKKSVNPSPFFGLNDKMPVLLGLLLGFQHALAMLAGVITPPIIISSSANLLPEQQQYLVSTALIVSGIFSAVQITRFRLFGTNYYLGTGVLSVVGVSFSVIPVATGGLAQMYANGFCPSDSSGNPLPCPKGYGAILGTSAVCALVNVLVSFIPAKFLLRVLPPIVTGPTVMLIGIKLIKSGFSNWMGGSGGCMTATDGLFALCPDINAPHPLPWGSAEFLGLGFSVFVAIILCERFGSPIMKSTSVVIGLLFGCIIAAACGYFDRSGIDAAPVASFAWVHTFPLSVYGPLVLPLIAVYLVCATEAIGDVTATCDVSKLEVTGKTYESRIQGGILSDGLAGCIGALMTMTPMSVFAQNNGVIVLTRCANRKAGLACAMFLVIMGIFAKFAAALIAIPSAVLGGMTTFLFSAVAVSGMSIIVRGVPFTRRNRFILTAGFALGYGATLLPTYFDKVFTYKGDNRSLQGFLDAIVLIMETGFAIAAIVCVVLNLTLPEELGDEIDAARSTTDITMHEETEQNKAIAGPSRDHSIDPKKEG from the exons ATGGATGAGGATCAAGGACCACAATCCATTGCGCCTGAGCATGCACCATCCAAGACAATCGCTCAGCGCTACAATGGTCTCGTCAAAGCGTTTACAACTAGGCACGGTCTGATCGGCGATTACGACTATGGCTTCCTCTTTCGACCAAACCTGCCTttcatgaagaagagcgtTAACCCAAGCCCTTTCTTTGGACTCAACGATAAGAtgccagttcttcttggtttGCTGCTGGGGTTCCAGCATGCACTAGCCATGTTGGCAGGAGTCATTACACcacccatcatcatcagcagcagcgccaatCTATTACctgaacaacaacaatacctTGTCTCGACTGCCCTCATTGTTTCGGGCATCTTCTCCGCTGTCCAAATTACTCGGTTCAGACTTTTCGGCACAAA CTACTACCTTGGCACTGGAGTATTATCAGTCGTGGGCGTGTCTTTCTCAGTGATTCCCGTTGCCACCGGAGGCCTTGCTCAGATGTATGCTAATGGTTTCTGTCCTTCCGACTCTTCTGGAAAccctttgccttgccctAAGGGATACGGTGCGATCCTGGGTACTTCGGCTGTATGCGCTCTTGTCAACGTTCTAGTCTCTTTCATCCCTGCCAAGTTCTTGTTGCGAGTACTACCACCCATCGTTACCGGTCCTACAGTCATGCTCATTGgcatcaaactcatcaagtCGGGTTTCTCCAACTGGATGGGAGGCAGCGGAGGCTGTATGACAGCTACGGATGGATTGTTTGCTTTGTGCCCTGATATCAACGCACCCCATCCTCTACCATGGGGATCTGCAGAATTCTTGGGTCTGGGATTCTCTGTTTTTGTTGCCATCATCCTGTGTGAGCGATTTGGTTCACCTATTATGAAGTCAACGTCAGTCGTTATTGGATTACTGTTTGGGTGCATCATAGCTGCCGCTTGCGGCTATTTCGACCGATCCGGCATCGACGCAGCTCCTGTTGCATCGTTTGCATGGGTACACACCTTCCCACTCTCAGTTTATGGACCCCTTGTCCTTCCTCTCATCGCAGTTTACCTTGTCTGCGCTACTGAAGCTATCGGCGATGTCACGGCTACATGCGACGTTTCGAAACTCGAGGTCACTGGAAAGACTTATGAGTCTCGTATCCAGGGTGGTATCCTGTCTGATGGCCTTGCAGGCTGCATTGGCGCTCTGATGACCATGACTCCCATGTCTGTCTTCGCTCAGAACAACGGTGTCATTGTTCTCACCCGCTGTGCTAACCGTAAAGCTGGTCTTGCTTGCGCAATGTTCTTGGTTATTATGGGAATTTTTGCCAAGTTTGCTGCGGCCCTTATTGCCATCCCGTCAGCCGTGCTGGGTGGTATGACCACTTTCCTCTTCAGCGCCGTTGCCGTGTCTGGCATGTCAATCATTGTCCGTGGTGTACCATTTACTCGACGTAATCGCTTTATTCTCACTGCCGGCTTTGCCTTGGGATATGGTGCTACACTTCTCCCTACTtactttgacaaagtcttcACATACAAGGGAGACAACCGCTCCTTGCAGGGTTTCTTGGACGCCATCGTTCTGATTATGGAGACCGGATTTGCTATTGCCGCCATAGTCTGCGTGGTATTGAACCTCACCCTTCCTGAGGAGTTAGGGGATGAGATTGATGCTGCACGATCAACAACCGATATTACGATGCACGAGGAGacagagcagaacaaggcCATTGCGGGACCAAGTCGAGATCACAGCATCGACCCGAAAAAGGAGGGCTGA